The following nucleotide sequence is from Devosia salina.
ACTCCAGTCTCTCTGGGCTTATAGTCAATCACCAAAGCCCTTGCCAGTACGACCATGGGTCCAATACGAGATGGGGCCATGACGCAAAGGCAAGTCTTTCCGCAAGTTTGTCTTAAGGCAGAGGGCCTTGCCGTGGGCCGCGGTGACGCCGCGTTGCTCAGCGATTTGTCGTTTTCTGTTGCCGGTGGGCATGGCCTCTTGCTGCGCGGCCCCAATGGCGCAGGCAAATCCACCCTGCTGCTGACCCTGGCCGGGCTGCTGCCGACCCTCGCCGGGGCGGTGGCCATCGAGGGTCACGATCCGGAAGACGGACCGGCCCTGCATCATTGCGGGCATCGAAACGCCGTGCGCGCGCGCCTTTCGGTCCTCGAAACGCTGTCGTTCTGGGCCGCCATCAATGGTCCGACCGGTCTCCCACCCCATGAGGCGCTCGAAAGGGTCGGCCTGGCCCGGGCCGCCCGGCTCGATGCCGGCTATCTCTCGGCGGGCCAGCAGCGCCGGCTGGCCCTGGCGCGGCTGCTGGTATCAAGCCGCCCCCTCTGGCTGCTCGACGAACCCACCGCCGCGCTTGACGTGGACGGCCATGCGCTCCTGGCCAGGCTCCTGGCCGAGCATCTGGCACAGGGCGGCCTCGCCATCATCGCCACCCATGACGAAATCGGCCTTGATGGGCTGGACACGCTCACCCTGGGGCGGGCGGCATGAACGGGTTCTGGAACGTGTTGCGGCGGGATTTGCGCCTGGCCCTGGCCGGAGGCGGCGAGGTGCTGACCCTGGTGCTGTTCTTCATCATTGTCGGCGCCATGGTGCCCTTCGCCGTGGGGCCCGACAAGGCGCTGCTGGCGCGCATTGCCCCCGGCATCGTCTGGATCGCCGCCTTTCTCGCCATGCTGCTTGGTCTCGATCGCCTGCTGCGGCCCGACCGCGAGGACGGCACGCTGGCACTCTACCGCCTGGCCGACACACCGCTGGCGGCCATTCTTGCCGCAAAAGTGATCGGGCACTGGCTGACCTCGGCCCTGCCGCTGATCCTGGCATCGCCCTTCCTGGCGCTGATCCTGGGCATGGACGGGCCCACGTTGGGCCGCACCTTGCTCTCCCTGGCACTGGGCACGCCGGCGCTGGCGGCTTTCGGCACCTTCGGGGCAGCAGTCACGGTGGCCCTGCGCCGCGGCGGGTTGCTGGCCCCGATCCTGATTGCCCCGCTTTCGGTCCCGGTCCTGATCTTTGGCGTCGGCGCCATTGCCCCGCTGGGCGGACCCGACCAGGCCAGCGCCGCAATGCTGTTCCTTGCGGCACTCAGTCTCATGGCCCTGGCCCTCTCTCCCTTTGTCGCCGCGCTTGCGATAGTCTGGGGAGAAGAGTAGAGCGCGCCCATGAACACCAACAGCATCGACGACACGCCCAAAATGAGCTGGTGGAACCGGCTGGCCCATCCCGGCCAGTTCGTGAGCTGGACACGTCCGCTGGTCTGGCCGCTGGCCGGCCTGACCGCGCTGCTATTCGCCATCGGGCTGTGGTTCGCCTTCTTCAACTCCCCGGCCGACTACCAGATGGGTGACACGGTGCGCATCATGTATGTGCATGTGCCCACCGCCTGGCTCAGCCAGTTCGTCTATGCCACCATGGCGGTCTCGGCCCTGGGCACGCTGGTCTGGCGCCACCCCATGGCCGATGTCTCGATGAAAGCCGCCGCGCCGCTCGGCGCCGCTTTCACCGCCATGGCGCTGTTCACCGGTTCGATGTGGGGCCGCCCCACCTGGGGCACCTTCTGGGAATGGGACGGGCGCATGACCTCGACCCTGATCCTGCTGTTCATCTATCTCGGCATTGTCGCCCTGTGGCGCGCCTTCGACGACCAGCTGCGCGCCGCCCGCGTGGTGGCCATCTTCACTCTCGTGGGCGCCGTCAACGTGCCGATCATCAAGTTCTCGGTCGACTGGTGGTCGACCCTGCACCAGCCGGCCAGCGTCTTTACCGCCGAAGGCCCGAAAATGCCGCCCTCGCTGCTGACGCCGCTCTTCGTGATGTTCTTTGCCTTCACCTTCCTCTTCATCACCCTGCAGCTGGTGGCCATGCATACCGAAGTGCGCCGCCGCCGGGTGATGACGCTGGAACGCCGGACCGTGCGGGGAGACGCCGCATGATCGGGCTCGGGGAACATGCCGAATTCATCATCGCCGCCTATGGCGGGGTTTTCCTGGGCCTACTGGCCCTGATCTTCTGGATCGTCGCCGACAGTCGCCGCATCAAGGCCCGACTGGCCGAACTCGGGGACAAGCGCGGCTGATGCGCTATGTCCTCTTCGCCCTGCCGCTGATCCTGCTTGTTGCCCTGGTGTCGGTCTTCGCCTTTTCCATCGACCGGGACGCCAGCCTCGTCCGCTCCGTGCTGATCGACAAGCCCGTGCCGCAATTCACCCTGCAAGCGGTCGAAGGCCTTGGCGTGCCGGGTTTCGACACGGCTGCCCTCCAAGGGGAGCCCACCCTGGTCAATGTCTTTGCGTCCTGGTGCATTCCCTGCCGCGACGAGCATCCCCTGCTCGAGGCGCTCAAGACGAGGACCGGGGTGCGCCTCTATGGCATCAACCACTCCGACGCTCCGGAAAACGCCCGCGCGTTTCTCGCGGAGCTGGGCAATCCCTATGATGCGGTGGGCGCCGACCGCGACCGTCGCGTCTCGATCGACTGGGGCGTTTATGGGGTGCCCGAGACCTTCCTGGTCGATGCGGATGGCACCATTGTCTACAAGCATGTGGGCCCATTGACGCCCGAGGCCATTGAAACCGAGGTCCTTCCGGCGTTAGAAAAGCTGGGCGGCTGACCCGTTCAGCCCCCGTTCATCTTGTTCGCGGCATCTTGCAGCCGTCTTCGCTTATCGGAAGAGACTGAAATGGTTCGTCGCGTTCTGACCCATCTGCGCCATCAGAAACTGGTTACCCTGATCGAATATGCGCTGATTGCGGCCATCATCACCGTCGCGACGACCTTTGCCGTGTCCGCCGCCGGCTACAACATCACCGATTTCTTCCCCGGCTGACCGGACGGCTCAGAAGTCGCTGGTGAGACCCTTGATCTCCCAATCCCCATAGCGCACCGGCTCAAGCCCACCGCGGCCACCCCTTTCCTGCGGTGCCATGGCCCCTTTGGCGTCGATCGCCTGCCGGCGCGCTTCCGCCTCGGCCAATGCGCGCTGCGCCGCCGGGCTGAGGATCTTCGGCGCGGTGGCCTCGGGCTGTTCGACCTGGTCGGGTGCGTCGTCCATCTCGGTTTCCATTACGTTTCTGTCACCCGCTTGCGCGGAACCTCAAGGCACACAACATAGTTGGCTGAAGCATCCAACCCAAGGGGTTCGACAATGTTCAATATGTTCCGCACCTTCGTCCTGCTCGCCGGGATGACGGCGCTGTTCATGGTGGTGGGCTATTTCATCGGCGGCACCGGCGGCATGATGATTGCCCTGGCCTTTGCCGCCGTGACCAATGTGTTCGCCTATTGGAACTCCGACAAGCTGGTCCTGCGCATGCAGAACGCGGTGCCGGTCGAGCGGTCCCGCGCGCCCGAGCTCTATGACATGGTCGATGTGCTCTCCCGGCGCGCCGGCATCCCGACCCCGGCCGTCTATGTGATCGAGACCGACCAGCCCAACGCCTTTGCCACGGGGCGCGACCCGAACAATGCTGCCGTGGCCGTGTCCACCGGTCTACTGCGCCAGCTCGAAACCCGCGAGGTGGCGGGCGTGGTGGCCCATGAACTGGCCCATATCAAGAACCGCGACACCCTCACCATGACCATCACCGCCACCCTGGCCGGTGCCATTTCGGCGCTGGCCCAGTTCGGCCTGTTCTTCGGGGGCGGCAATAATCGCGACAATCCGCTCGGTGGCATTGGCGCGCTGCTGATGGTGTTTCTGGCCCCTGTCGCCGCCATGATGGTGCAGATGGCCGTGAGCCGCACCCGCGAATATGAAGCCGACAAGCACGGCGCCGAAATCTCGGGCGATCCGCTGGCCCTGGCTTCGGCGCTCAACAAGATTGCTTCCCTGGCCGGCCGGCAGGTCAATATGGCGGCCGAACGCAACCCGGCCATGGCCCATATGTACATCGTCAATCCGCTCAGCGGACAGCGCATGGACAATCTGTTTTCCACCCATCCCGATACCGGCAACCGCATCCAGGCCCTGCAAAGGCTTGCCGCAGAGATGAGCGTGGACGATAAGGGGCGCAGGCCCCAGCCCCGCCCGCGCCCCGCTTCGAGCGGCCGCGACACCGGCGGCGGCTGGCGAGTGCCCACCGCGGGACGCACCGAGCAAGACGGGAACGTCCGCGGACCCTGGGGATAGATGCGCGCCATCCAGAGGAGGCGTGCCGCAACTGAGTTGACGAATTGGCGCAACGGACCGAACCGGCGGGCTTGAAGCTTCGCCTTGTGGCCGCCGAACGGCTGAAGGCCGTGCTGGGCGGGGATCATTTCAGCCCGCTCGGCACGGGTGAACTGGCCGATGGGCGCGACCGTGCCCTGGCCAACCGGCTGATCACCACCGCCTTGCGCCGGCATGGGCAGATCAACACCATGCTCGCGGACCTGCTCGACAAGGGCCTGCCGCCGCGCTCCGGCAGTTTCGAGGCCGTACTGCGCCTGTCGCTGGCCCAGCTGGTTTTCCTGCCCGACCTGGGCGCGCACAGCGCCCTGTTCCTGGCCGTCGAAGCCATCAAGCGCGACAGCAAGGCGAGGCACCTTTCGGGCCTGATGAACGCCGTACTGCGCCGCGCCCAGGCCAATTCGGCCCGCTATGGGCTGATGGATGACGCGACCCTGCTGCCGGCCGCCTTCGCCAAGGGCTGGACCGAAGCCTACGGCGCCGAGGCGGTGGCCGGCTTTGCCGAGGCGCTGGTCGAGGGCGCGCCTCTCGACCTGACCCTGCGCGATGACGATCCCGAACTGGTCGAGGCGCTCGGCGCGGAGCGCCTGATTGCCGATAGCGTGCGCCTCGAAAGCCGCGACCGCCCCGTGGAAGCCCTGCCCGGCTATGACGAAGGCCGCTGGTGGGTGCAGGACGCGGCCTCGGCCATTCCCGCCCGCCTGATGGTCCTCGACCCGAACAAGGCCGTTCTCGATGTCTGCGCCGCGCCCGGCGGCAAGACCGCACAGCTGATCAAGGCCGGCTACCGGGTGACCGCGCTCGACAATGATGCCGGCCGGCTCGAACGCCTCCGCCAGAACATGGCGCGACTGGGCTATTCGCCCAAGGTCATCGAAGCGGATGCCGCCAATTTCGATCCCGCCACCCCCTTCGATGGCGTGCTGCTGGACGCGCCCTGTTCGGCCACCGGCACCTTCCGCCGCCATCCCGAAGTGCTCTGGAGCCGCAATGCCGGCGACATTGCCGGCCGCGTCCGGCTGCAACGGGCCCTGCTGGCCAATGCCTATCGCTGCCTGGCCCCCGGTGGCACGCTGATCTATTGCGTCTGCTCGCTGGAACCCTCCGAAGGCGAGGAGCAGGTCGATTGGGCCCTTGATGCACTGCCCGGGCTCGAATTGGCCCCGATCCGCGCGGCAGAACTGGCCGGATTGGAGCAGGCGGTCACCCCGCGCGGCCTCGTCCGCACCCACCCGGCCATGACCCCGGGCAATGGAAATGCGGGCATGGACGGGTTCTTCGTGGCGCGATTCCGCCGAACAGGCTAAAGGGCGGAAGATGCGGCTGCCGAAAAAAGCGGCACCGGCGAGGAAGAAACGGTTGGACTTCAGGCACGACAGCATAATGGCCTTCGCTCCCGACCGGGCGGAGGCAGGGAATTGAGCGGGCGGCTGGTGACGGCCGGGCGCCGCTTCGCGCTGGGCCTTGCCGATTCGGTGGTGACCATGCCGCTGCTGCGCTGGACCTGGCGCGGCCAGGCCGACTATGCCTTTGCCGGCGACCTGCCCGACTTCCGGCCCGCGGACCGCGAGGCCGTGCGCGAAATGATGTCGGGGCGCTATCTGCTGGCTTCCAAGCTGTTCGACACGGGCGGCGCGTCCCCCTTCTCGCTCGATGTCGACCACCCCGACTGGTGGAACAACCTCCACAGCTTCTCCTGGCTCCGCCATTTCCGCGATTGTCGTGACCCGGGCGAAAAGCTCTTTGCGCGGACGCTGGTGCTGGACTGGATCGGCCGCGAGGGCCAGTTCGAGGCCGATAGCTGGACCCTGACCCTGACGGCACAGCGGGTGCTCAACTGGCTTCGCCACCTGACACTGGTGCTTGACGGCGCCACTCTCGACCAGACCCGCACCATTCAGCGCAGCCTGGGAACGCAGGTGCAGAGCTTGCGCGTGCGCGGTGCCCTGGCCGCCGACCCGGTCGAAGCGCTGTTTGCCGCCATTGGCCTGTTGGGCGCTGAATTGTGCAATGTGGGCGATGTGCCCGATATCGACACCCATGTCGGCCTGCTCGAGGCCCTGCTGGGCCAGCAACTCGACGGCGATGGCCTGCATCTTTCGCGCAATCCCAGGCTGCAGCTGACCCTGCTGGTGGAACTGGCGAGCCTGCGGCGCGCAGTCGGCCGGCATGGTAGCCCGGCCATGGCCGAACTGGCCAATCGCATCGACCGCATGCACGAGGCGCTCGACGCGCTGACCCTTTCCAGCGGCGAACCCGTCTATTTCAACGGCTGCGGGCAGGTGCCGCATGACGTGCTGGTGGCCGTCCAGGCCAATGGCCCCTCTGCCTCGCGCAGCTCCCGGCTTCTCGGTGGCTACGGCATCGTGCGCGCCGGCGATACGGTGATCATCGGCGATGGCGGGCAACGGCCCCCACCGGGCTTCGACGCCGAGGCCCATGACGGTGCCCTCGCCTTCGAGTTTGCCCATGGCAGCGAACTGATTGTCGGCTCCTGCGGACCCGCGCCCTCCGACCTGCCCGACAGCCAGAGCCTGTTCCGCCAGGCCGTGGCCCATTCCGCGCCCACCATCGACGCCGAGGGGGCTGCGCAACGGCCGGGACGCAACGCTCGATCGCAGCCCATGGCGCTGGACAGCGGCGAACACATGCTGACCATGACCAGTACCGGCTATGCCGGGCGGTTCGGCGCCGAGATCGAACGGCGCCTGACCCTGCTTTCGGAAGGCACCACCCTGGTGGGCCAGGATAGAGTCCTGCCCCAGGGGGAGCCACAAGGCCTGCTGACCCTGCGCTTCCACCTGGCGCCCGGCATCAAGGTGCGCCGCACCACGGGCGAGGGCATTGCCCGGCTGGTCCTGCCCAATGGGGCCGTCTGGAGCTTTCTCTGGGAAGGCGCGCAATTCCGCGAAGAGGATAGCGTACGTCAGTCGGCCTATCTCGGCTTTCACCGCACGCGGCAATTGGTGCTGGAGACCAATGTGGCCAGCGACACCGAAGTGGCCTGGATCTTCACGCTCGAGCAGCAATAGGCCGGAATCGGCAGCCGGTCGGCGCAAAGCGATTGGCCTTAAGCGTTTCTCGTGCTAGCGAGCGCGCGAATTCCTCCATTGATGGCGAGACATATTCTCATGGGCAAGACGGTGACGGTCGGGCGGGCGCTGCTTTCGGTATTCGACAAGTCGGGCATGACCGATTTCGCAAAGGGGCTTTCCGAGGCCGGGGTGGAACTGGTTTCCACCGGCGGTACCCACCGCCTGATCAGCGAGGCCGGGCTGCCAGTGCGCGATATTTCCGACCTGACCGGCTTTCCCGAAATGATGGATGGCCGGGTGAAGACCCTTCACCCCAAGGTCCATGGAGGCCTGCTGGCGGTGCGCGACAATCCCGAGCACCAGGCCTCGATGGCCGAACACGAAATCGGCCCGATCGATCTCGTCGCCGTCAACCTCTACCCCTTCGAAAAGACCGTCGCCTCCGGCGCATCCTATGACGAGATCATCGAGAACATCGACATCGGTGGTCCGGCCATGGTGCGCTCGGCGGCCAAGAACCATGCCTTCGTGACCGTGGTGGTCGATCCCGCCGACTACCCGGCAATTCTGGAAGCGATCAAGGCGGGCGGCATTCCCTTCGAGATGCGCCAGCGCCTCGCCGCCAAGGCCTATGCCCGCACCGCCGCTTATGACAGTGCGATTTCGAGCTGGTTCGCCAAGGAAATCGACTTTGCCGATGTCAGCTATCGCAGCTTTGCCGGCACCCTGAGCGAAGTCATGCGCTATGGCGAGAACCCGCATCAATGGGCCGCCTTCTACAAGACCGGAGAGAACCGCCCCGGCGTCGCCACCGCAACCCAGGTGCAGGGCAAGACGCTCTCCTACAACAATATCAACGACACCGACGCCGCCTTCGAGCTGGTCAGCGAGTTCGCGTCCGAAGAGACCGCAGCCGTTGCCATCATCAAGCACGCCAACCCCTGCGGCGTGGCCGTGGCCGGTGATCTCAAGACGGCTTACCTCAAGGCGCTGCGCACCGATCCGGTCTCGGCCTTTGGCGGCATTGTCGCCACCAATCGCGAGATCGACGCCGAAACGGCGACCGAGATCGTCAAGGTTTTCACCGAGGTGATCGTGGCGCCCTCCGCCACGCCGGAAGCGCAAGAGATCATCGCCGCCAAAAAGAACCTGCGCCTGCTGCTGACCGGTGGTCTGGCCGACCCCAAGGCCGATGGCCTTCTGGTCAAGTCGGTCGCCGGCGGCCTGCTTGTGCAGGGTCGCGACAACAAGAGTGTCGATGATTGCGATCTCAAGGTTGTCACCAAGCGCCAGCCCACCGAACAGGAGCTCGTCGATCTCAAGCTCGCGGCCAAGGTGGCCAAGCACGTCAAGTCCAACGCCATCATCTATGTCAAGGACGGGGCCACCGCCGGTATCGGCGCCGGACAGATGTCCCGGGTGGATTCGGCCCGCGTCGCCCATCGCAAGTCGATCGACGCCGCCCAGGCTGCCGGGCTCGAGGGCGCACTGACCGAAGGTTCGGTGGTCGCCTCGGACGCTTTCTTCCCCTTTGCCGACGGCCTGGAGGCCCTGGTGGCGGCCGGCGCCACCGCCGTCATCCAGCCGGGCGGCTCGATGCGCGACGACGAGGTCATTGCCGCTGCCGACGCCGCCGGCATCGCCATGGTGATGACCGGAATGCGCCACTTCCGGCATTAGGCGGCAGGTGACTCAGATTACGGAAAAGTAATTTGTGCACCTCCGGCAGGTAAGGGCTTCTTGAGATCGTTGTGGCATGGTTCCCGCGCCGCACCTCGTCTGGCGCGGCGCAAGAGGCATGCCAATGCGGCTTAGAATACCCAGTGATCTCAACGGATTGTTGCAGGCCGGACTGCTGCGTTCGGTCGGCTCGCTGGGCATCAAGGTGGCAACGGCCGGGCTGACCTACCTGACCTATGTGGTGCTCTCGCGCACCCAGACCAATGACGAATATGGCCATTTCGCCTTTGGCCTGGCGCTGGCAACCGTGCTCGCCATCCTGGCCGGTGCGGGCCAGCCCATGGCGATTCTGCGCCTCTGGGCAGAACGGCGCAGCAAGGGCGATGCGGCCGGCGCGGAACAGGCAGTGGCGGCAGGATCGGGCATTACCCTGCTCGCGGGGCTCGCCGTTGCCGGACTGCTCTGCCTGGCAACGCTGGTCTATCTACCCTTCCTCGCGCCTAGCGACACCGCCAACCATTTCTTTGGCGCCGCCATTCTGATCCTGCCCCTGGCCCTGTCGGAATACAATTCCTCGGCCCTGCGCGCCCAGGGGTCGCTCTGGACGGCGCTGCTGCCCCGCGACATTTTCTGGCGCCTGGCCCTGCCCGGCCTTGTGCTTGGACTGTTTGCCATCGGCATCGTGCTGAGCGGTCCCGATGCGCTGGTGCTGTCGGCGGCGCTGCTCCTGGGGGTCCTCGGACTACAGATGCTCGCCGCCACCCGCCGCGGCTATGCCATCCTGCCAGCGCGCGGCCTGGCGCCGATCCGCGATCATTGGCGGCAATGGGGCGGGCTCAGCCGCTGGCTGCTGCTCGGCGCATTGATCGAGACCGCCGCGCTCAATGCCGACATCATCCTCGTGGGGCTGATGCTCGACCTCGAAAGCTCGGGCCTTTATTTCAACGCCTTCCGCACGGCCGGGCTGATGACACTGTTCACATTCGCCATCGAACTGGTGATTGCCCCCATGGTGGCCGAGCACTTCCACGCCGGCAATATGCGCAAGGCCCAGGCCATCACCGCGCTCTGCGCCTGGGCCGGCTTTGCCTTTTCGCTGGTGATCTTCGGCGGCTTCGCCCTGTTCGGCGACGAAATCCTGGGCCTGTTCGGCGCCACCTATGCCGATGGCTGGCTGATCCTGATGCTGCTGTCCTTCGGCCTCCTCTTCGACGCCATCACCGGGCCCTCCAAGATCGTGATGATGATGACCGGCCACGAGCGCCCCTATGTGGCGATCTTCGGCGCCATCATGGGTCTGGGCTTCCTGCTGCAGATCCTTGTCATTCCGGTCTGGGGTCTCGTGGGCGCCGCCGCGCTCAACATGGCCTCGCGGGTGGTGGCCCAGCTCGGCATCGCGCTCTGGTGCCGCTATCGCATCGGCCTCGACACCAGCCTGGTCGGCGTATTTGCCATAGCCCGCCTGCGCGACGCACAAGCGACCTGACCGGCATATCAGCTGCCGTACCCGTGAGTACGGTTATGCTTGACCCCCGCCCCGGCTTGGGCTTAGAACCTCTTCCAATCTTCATTCCTGCCCCGGACCCCACGACTATGACCAAGGCGCGCACGCTCTACGACAAGATCTGGGACGACCACCTCGTCCAGAACAACGAGGACGGCACGAGCCTTCTGTATATCGACCGGCACCTGGTGCATGAAGTGACCTCTCCCCAGGCCTTCGAAGGCCTGCGCATGAACGGTCGCAAGGTCCGCCATCCGGAGCGCACCCTGGCCGTGGTCGACCACAACGTCCCCACCACGGACCGCTCGCTGCCCAATCCCGATCCGGAAAGCGCCATCCAGATCGCGGCGCTGGCCGAGAACACCAAGGATTTCGGCATCGAATATTACGATCCCTTCGACAACCGCCAGGGCATCGTGCATATCGTGGGCCCGGAACAGGGTTTCACCCTGCCCGGCATGACCATTGTCTGTGGTGACAGCCATACCTCGACCCATGGTGCCTTCGGCGCCCTGGCGCACGGCATCGGCACCTCGGAGGTCGAGCACGTTCTGGCCACCCAGACGCTGATCCAGCAGAAGGCCAAGAACATGCTGGTGCGCGTCGACGGGCAGCTGCCCGAAGGCGTCACCGCCAAGGATATCATCCTCGCCATCATCGGCGAGATCGGCACGGCCGGCGGCACCGGCCATGTGATCGAGTTTGCCGGCGAGGCGATCCGTTCGCTGTCCATGGAAGGCCGCATGACGGTCTGCAACATGACCATCGAGGGTGGCGCCCGCGCCGGGCTGATCGCGCCGGACGAGAAGACCTTCGCCTATGTCAAGGATCGCCCCCGCGCGCCCACGGGCAAGGCCTGGGACATGGCGCTGGACTACTGGAAGTCGCTGCACACCGACGAAGGGGCGCATTACGACAAGGTGGTCGTGCTCGACGCCGCCAAGCTGCCGCCCATCGTCTCCTGGGGCTCTTCGCCCGAGGACGTGATCTCGGTTCAGGGTGTGGTGCCCAATCCCGACGACATTGCCGACGAGAACAAGCGCGCCTCCAAGTGGCGGGCGCTGGACTATATGGGTCTCAAGCCCGGCACGCCGATCACCGATATCAAGCTCGACCGCGTGTTCATCGGCTCGTGCACCAATGGCCGCATCGAGGATCTGCGCGCCGCCGCCGCCGTGATCGGCGACCGCAAGGTGGCTGGCCACGTCTCGGCCATGGTCGTGCCCGGCTCGGGCCTGGTGAAGGCCCAGGCCGAGGCCGAGGGTCTCGATGTGATCTTCAAGAATGCCGGCTTTGAATGGCGCGAACCGGGCTGCTCGATGTGCCTGGCCATGAACCCGGACAAGCTGGCCCCCGGCGAGCGCTGCGCCTCCACCTCGAACCGCAATTTCGAGGGCCGCCAGGGCTTCAAGGGACGCACGCATCTGGTGTCCCCGGCCATGGCCGCCGCCGCCGCCATTGCCGGCCATTTCGTCGACATCCGCGAGTGGCAGTGACCACAACCGACTGGTCGGGGTCCTACGCCCCGACCCTGGACGATATCGAGGCTCTGGCCAGCGCGGCCCTCCGCGACTTGCCGGAGCCTTTCGCGTCCCTGGCCGCCGACGTGACCTGTTCGGTCGCCGAATTCGCCGAGGATGACGTGCTCCAGGGCTTCGGCATGGATAGCCCGTTCGAGCTGATGGGCCTGTTCTCGGGCGTGGGCATGACCGAGGACGGCGCCGTGCCGCAGACCGGGCAATTGCCCAACACGGTCTATCTCTATCGTCGCGCCATTCTCGACTATTGGGCCGAGCACGACGACAACACGCTGGGTGAGATCGTCACCCATGTGCTGATTCACGAGTTGGGACACCATTTCGGCTTTTCCGACGAGGACATGGAAGCCATCGAGGCCCAGGCCGATCACGACCCGGCATGATCCGTCAAATGTGCCGGAGCCAAAGCTTGCGTTAACGCCCGCCCTCTATGCTGCCCCGCGCGGAAGGAGTGGACGCCTTGGCCCAGATCGACGTGTTTTCTTTTGCTGGCTCGGTGACGGCGCTGCTGCTGGCGGCGGGGCTGCTGATCGCCTATGGCGTCAATCGCAACCTGACCGCCTTTCGCTGGTGGGCAGCCAGCTTCGGCCTGCTCGCCATTGCCATGGCCACGGTGACGCTGCGCTTCGATGGCCCGTCCTACTGGATCAAGTGTGTGAGCTGGGCCTGCTTTTATGCCGCCGCCTGTCTCATTGCCTTCGGCCTTTACAGGGAAGGCGCGATGCGGACCAACCCCTGGCTGCGCATCCTCGCCGGCGCGGTGCTCTATGTGGGGATAGCCTCGGCACTTATCGGGAGGGAGGCGCCACCGCATATGTGGTTCCTGCTCGGTCCGGTCCCGACCATGGTCTTGATGGCCTGGTCGATTATCCCCGTTCTGCGGACCGGCGCCTGGGGCTACGCGCTGGCGCTGTCCGCCGGCATCGCGGTGATCGGCATCCGCGCACTCTGGTTTGCCAATGACCTGGTGCAGATGGGTCCGATCCGCCGCCCTTCCCTGCGCGGCGCCCTCATACCTGGAGGAGCCCCGCCTGAACGTCTGCCGGTAGGACCGCGGCCTGGACCTGGAAGCGCACCGGGACCCGAGGCCCTTCTCGATTTCAGACCACCGCTGTCTGGGCGCCCCCCTGTGGAACAGCCC
It contains:
- a CDS encoding GGDEF domain-containing protein; this encodes MAQIDVFSFAGSVTALLLAAGLLIAYGVNRNLTAFRWWAASFGLLAIAMATVTLRFDGPSYWIKCVSWACFYAAACLIAFGLYREGAMRTNPWLRILAGAVLYVGIASALIGREAPPHMWFLLGPVPTMVLMAWSIIPVLRTGAWGYALALSAGIAVIGIRALWFANDLVQMGPIRRPSLRGALIPGGAPPERLPVGPRPGPGSAPGPEALLDFRPPLSGRPPVEQPLTIALITIGALLALAAILVLRDVLASVARMRERSTTDYMTGLLNRATFDERARELLDSTPDQAVCVVLFDIDHFKKINDTCGHAMGDRVIARLGRLVGEMTLLRSVAGRIGGEEFAVVLGGADLTMVRLFAEAIRTGLAAETFGPDLTWPVTVSAGVAQRLPGEPLNELMARADEALYTAKSDGRDRVVMAPDPAEARPRRMRARLGIGI